The region tattaatttttatgcaaagactgaaaggaaaaaattattaatacgattATGTTTAAGAAACAAGAAGAAAGTATAATGAATGAGCGTATTCACAACTTAGAgaataacgaaaattattaattctatcaGTTAGCGCCTTTTTTTCCGTCAATACTTTTGTCCTCGCTTGTATGTGAGTATGCAAATATACGCTGAAATAAATGATCTGAGAAAATGGCGGCTATAGTCTATGCTATTGTGACACTGAATTTTATGCAAGGCTGGTCTTTGCCCAGCAACAATCGTCTAAAAGACGTGGCACCAGAAGGAGTCCGTTCGGACGGTATCGTCTcagaaataatttgcaatacgGCCTTGCAGCACGCTTTCAATGCCGTATAGGCGAAAAGGTATAATACCACGGTGCCTCGGGTATTAGCAAACGCCGTGAAGGCGTAAATATCACGGCCCGTCGGGCACACCTCTATCCCCGCACCAAAGACCGCGAATATATATTAGTTATAACCTCGgtatattatttaactaatCCTGCACAGCAATAactatattttcttaaatatcaCAATCAAAAAAGCGCAATGAGGGATCCGCTCCGTCTGAAATTTGTGCCAAAAAACTGAACGTCGAAAGGCTCACACACAGAGCTTTATGTGTGTTTCTCGAACGCCGGAGAATTCATATCAGTCAAACCAGTGCCGGCTGACCGGGTGCTCGAAGCGCgtctattttaaaaagtcttgttcttacaaaattaatgttgtaagAATGTTTCATTGTTATGTGAGAGTTGCTAGATGTGATTTGATGCGCAGCTAAAGGCATAcgacaattaaaaatctgaaTGTATTTACTTCACAAGAATTGAGCTTATACCTTTTAcctttttccaaatttaagACTCATCGTTACATATTGTCATTCCAGTATATTAATCTATAGAAACTTTGCTGtacgtaattttaatgatcTTATGCCTTCTTATGCAGCTCAAGAACTGATAGTCGCAGTTTTTGCGTATTATGTTTGagatttatataaacatataacAATTTTCCTGTGCTAACTTTAATCTTTATTTGCTTTTGATGTTTAACATGATTTATTCTGATTATTCTAATTTCTTCTTTCAtcatagtttaaattatttttaggttGCTCATGATTTTattctgtatatatatattgtcaaGTTTATGAGCGTAATACTATTCCTTGAATCAACTGAAATTATACTGATTTATAATGACAAATTTTGAGGCTAGAATACAATTGCAAGAGACAAAATTTCGTCTAATACAGGACGCAGTGGAATTcgatgaagaagaaattaCACAAACAAGTCGTCATTCCATACAAACCAGGCTAACTGTTCTTGATCAAAATTGGTCAAAGTTCTCGGACGAACATGAAAATCTTTGTATGTCAGAATACTACTCAATACTTTCTCACTCATATGAAAACGAGATGTTACGAAAGATGCTAAGCGTTTTACATCCACGCGCGATCCCGACTGTTGGCAGAGCTTGATAAGATAGTCTTCAAAAATACTGTCGTCGTCTGCAACATCCGAAAAGGAAGAGTCCCATCTAATGTTGCCAAGAAGTACATTGCCAAGCATAGTAGTGCCGAAATTTGCGGGCGAGTACAAGGCTTGGAGAGCCTTCCGCAATTTATTTACatcattgataattaataattccggTTTGTCCAACGCCGAACGGATGCATTACCTGAAGACTTACTTGACCAGAGAGGCTTCCACTCTGATAGGAAATCTGACTGCTACCtggaaaaattttgaattagcTTGGAATCTTCTGAGTATCCGCTACGAGAACAagcgtttttttatttcggccCAATTAGACCGCATTATAAATTTGAAGCCCCTTAAGACTAAGTTAGCGAGTGGATTAAAAGAACTTCTAACAACCTTACTTGAATCTCTGGGTGCTTTGCGAGTTTTGGACTGCGGAGTTCAGCATTGGGATCCTATCCTGTTACACCAAATTACACGATTGTTAGATCCCGAAACGCGGGAAAATTGGGAAGTGAGTCTCGGATCGTCTAAAGAGTATCCCACCATAAAGCAGTTCCAAGTATTTCTTGACGGCCGTACGCGAGctcttgaaaatttaaatcctAGCGTTAATTTGGGATCCAACAAAGAAAATCAGCGTCCATCTTCACAATCGAACCGTTGGAGCTTGACAAGAAACGTCGCACATTCAACAACACTCGATGCTACAACATACTCAATTAAATGTCCTCTGTGTGGAAAGGCTCATTTCTTACAGAAATGCGAGCGGTATCAAGAGATGAACTTCAAACAAAGAGAAGACGCTGGAATCATTTTCAATAAATCTAGAGTTACTTAATCAAACATTCTTTATGTGTGTTTTTCGAGCGCCGGAGAATTCATATCAGTCAAACCAGTGCCGGCTGACCGGGCGCTCGAAGCGcgtctatttaaaaaagtcaTGTTTTTACAACAAAGCTTATATTCTTTACTATTATCACAATCTTCTTTCTgtaaagcaaatttattttttttttattacgtttacaTCGTTTTCTCTGATTAACACTATTATTAACCGATTCTTGTGTATATTTACGTCGTTTTTCAGCACCTTTATTTTCTACATCTTCATGATTTTGACGGCGCTTTATAGcacttctttttaaattttgtacataATGCACTTAATCATTACCAATTTTATTGCTTTCTTGTTGACATTGTTTACTTTTAACAATATTCTTCACTTTAGAAACATTACTTTCtgaatgtataattttattttttttattcaatttctgTGATTTATATTGACGTTTTATACGTTTACGAAATGCTTCAGTCTCATTTGCTCTTACTACCGCTAATGGTAACACTTTCTATGGTACACCACATTGTAAATCTTGTGGGAAATGCTCTATCACATTAGACTcgaaaatttgtattaaatgcGAACGCATTTTACTCCGATcgtactttacttttttaaggttttatattaaataataacgacacAGCAAAAGCTATGGCAAAAACTTATCGCAAACTTATTGCAATTGTTACTCTTTGGCTGTTTCTGAACAAATGGAAATATAatggaattctttttttttaaatcatatgTTGGAAACAATCTTGTCAacattatcaaataattttcatctaAATTGtttgtatacagggtgtccggttTGTTTTGTCACTCCCGAAATTTTGGGATAGACAAGAATaatttaagacgaaaagtcctatacaattatgcaaaattcgtaaccgttgattttataaatattattatgtctcggcgaatgaacgctaagaaatctatgggctgggcgcggcgatggcattgtttcgttttctgcagaaagtagTTGAGTCGAATAATACTGATTAGCGAGCGGGTTCGGCGAATGAGCTCTAAGCAACTTAGGGGCCGGCCGCGGCTGCGGCAGCGACGgtgtttttaaagatttaatctGAGTCAACTCAGAAAGAAACAATCACGTATTGAAGTTTTTGCGGCAAAGatgaaacgaatgcgctcgcgatcaTATGATACCGTGCCgacaaacaattaaatgtttccgcGCTTCCGAAAGcacgatattaacattaacatattatgCTGTCTTTAGGATTTCGGACatcaaataaaacgtatttttaatattaggaaattattaatattaagatgtgCTAGCATTTCCTCACTACCTAGCGGTAGATAGCATAGTGCGTTTTTTTATCGTGGTatccccggtaggcctaatccactgtcattgtttaatttaaaaatggtTCAAAGTGCCCTCCTCTTTGTTGCACGCAGAGTCGGGCTCTTCAAACAACGTCTTGCGTCGCTTGATGGACCATATGCGGCGTAATAGTAGCGAAGACCGCAACGATGGCCTCGCGTACCTCGTTTACAGTGCCCTTTCGCTGAGGCTCGACTAAGTTTTGTACGTGCCCCATAAAAAATAGTCTAGCGGAGTCAAATCTGGCGATCGTGGTGGCCAAATAATTGGACCACCACGACCGATCCACCTGTCGCGAAAGCGTGCGTCTAAAAGTCGGCGTACTCCTCGACTCCAATGAGCCGGTGTCCCGTCGTGCTGGTAAATCATGTTTCTCCTTGTTGTcagcggaatattttcaagaaGAACAGGGAGCTTGGTGACcaaaaaataatcataaaattcGCCGGTTAAACGAGgcggaagaaaatatggaccaatctaatacaaataaaagaaaatttttgttacagagtatttaataaaataattgtttttttcgtttatacTTGCCACATGATTATTGATGAGTCCCGCCCATACATTTATGGACCATCGATATTGAAAAGCTCCCTGTCTAATAACATGAGGATTTTCATCCGACCAGTAAAGGAGgttccttaaattaattacgccgttTGGCGTAAACGTCGACTCGTCAGTCCAGAAGATAGAGTCTGGAAAAGATGCGTCTCTCCTGCTCTGTGCGAGGAACCCTGCAGtacaaacattttttgataattattatttcctcaAATTATCACGAAAataatagttaataaaaatacctttacAGAAATAGAACTGTAGATCGTTTATCACTCAGTATTGTTTTGTTTTGAAAGTCATTTTCAGTAtcctttattattatcaattgttaaaaaatattgtaaatattgtcgataatgtattatacataaatttgacaaaagataaaatgttTAGTCTGTTTACGATCTTTGTAACTTAAACTGGCTTTTTCGACATCTGTCAATTTATCAAGTAAGTAACAAGTGTTGAACctaaattacttattaaactacatattgaatttaaatgcCTAAGCGTTTACTGAGTGTAAATTTGTGTGTTAAACGAAAGGATGCCTCGCTATTAATCATCGGAAGAATTGACGGAAATGATAATAGCGTATGGACGAGCCGGCCAAAACGCGAAACGTTCTGCCGAAATCTACGCCGAACAATTTCCCGAGCGTGCACATTACCCGTGTAATCGTACAATTTTACGGGTTGTACAAAGATTACGGCAAACGGGGTGTTTTGTGCATAACATAAATAATGCACCTGCACGTGTTCCGGTTGAAAATCAAGAACAAATACTTCATTTATTCGAAGATCAGCCGGACATGAGTATTCGTCACGCGTCGTATCAACTAAACTTGTCGAGATACAGGATACACCTTACTTTTCGGCAAAATGCGTTGCACCCGTTTCATTACCAGCGTGTGCAACAACTTTTACCGAAAAATTTCGAACCACGGGTGTATTTCTGtgaaggtatttttattaactgttaTATTCGTGATAATTTGAGGGAatgataattatcaaaaaatgttcgtACTGCAGGGTTCCTCGCATAGAGCAGGAGAGACGCATATTTTCCAGACACTATCTTCTGGACTGACGAGTCGACGTTTACGCCAaacggcgtaattaatttaaggaacCGCCTTTACTGGTCGGATGAAAATCCTCATGTTATTAGACAGGAAGCTTTTCAATATCGATGGTTCATAAATGTATGGGCGGGACTCATCGATAATCATGTGGCAAGTACAAAcggaaaaaaacaattattttattaaatactctgtaacaaaaattttcatttttttgtattagattggtccatattttcttccgcCACGTTTAACCGgcgaattttataaatattttttggacACCGAGCTCCCTGTTCttcttgaaaatattccgctgACAACAAGGAGAAACATGATTTACCAGCACGACGGGGCACCGGCTCATTGGAGTCGAGGAGTACGCCGACTTTTAGACGCACGCTTTCGCGACAGGTGGATCGGTCGTGGTGGTCCAATTATTTGGCCACCACGATCGCCAGATTTGACTCCGCTAGACTATTTTTTATGGGGCACGTACAAAACTTAGTCGAGCCTCAGCGAAAGGGCACTGTAAACGAGGTACGCGAGGCCATCGTTGCGGTCTTCGCTACTATTACGCCGCATATGGTCCATCAAGCGACGCAAGACGTTGTTTGAAGAGCCCGACTTTGCGTGCAACAAAGAGGAGGGCACTTTGAaccatttttaaattaaacaatgacagtggattaggcctaccggggatACCACGATAAAAAAACGCACTATGCTATCTACCGCTAGGTAGTGAGGAAATGCTAGcacatcttaatattaataatttcctaatattaaaaatacgttttatttgatGTCCGAAATCCTAAAGACAGcataatatgttaatgttaatatcgtgCTTTCGGAAGCgcggaaacatttaattgtttgtcGGCACGGTATCATAtgatcgcgagcgcattcgtttcatCTTTGCCGCAAAAACTTCAATACGTGATTGTTTCTTTCTGAGTTGACTCagattaaatctttaaaaacacCGTCGCTGCCGCAGCCGCGGCCGGCCCCTAAGTTGCTTAGAGCTCATTCGCCGAACCCGCTCGCTAATCAGTATTATTCGACTCAActactttctgcagaaaacgaaacaatgccatcgccgcgcccagcccatagatttcttagcgttcattcgccgagacataataatatttataaaatcaacggttacgaattttgcataattgtataggacttttcgtcttaaaatattcttgtctaccccaaaatttcgggagtgacaaaacgaaccggacaccctgtataatgaatcataaataaatatacgttgtGTATCATAATAACTACAAACTCAATGTTGTGGGCTATacaatatttgtatatgttttttcTTTGGTGAAATAGGATTTATTGTTTCTGGTAATTTTATCCGCCATGTTGAAACAGGTTTATAATCAGATTGGTTTtctaataaattgttaaaatgatcTATATGGATATCACTTTGTAACGATGCACCCCGACGGTGCATCATTCCCGGCAGACGACCCGCTGATGCCGCCGAACCGACCAGCCGTCCGGTGAGGATTATAGGGCGCGGGGCGCCCTAACATATTTCAAATGTCACGAACGACAGTACACCAAGTTGTTCCGCGACTAAGTCCAACGCGCGGACTTAGTCAAGCGGCTCCGAACGAGCCCCAGTGAGCCGACGACACCGCGGCTCCTTGTTCCGGACCGCGTCGCGACGGGAACCTAACGCCGCGAGCGAGAAATATCTTCCTACCGCGAATCCCCGGCACCTACcctttttgtatataaaaacgCGGTGTCGGGGCTGTCTGACACCGTTCCAGTCCGTCCGCTTCCGAGCGAACATCGACTCCGACTCCGAGCGAAACTGTCACGGGGTAGAGCGAGCTCTGTCTCGACCAGGAACTCCTGGTGCTCATTCCAGACTACACGATATCTACGTGCTCTCCGGCTCGTGAGGTAGAGAACACTCTGCCTCCTCCGAGTACTCTCGGTCCCAGGAGAAGCCGCAATATCGCCGTAGCATCCTAAGCTTCCTTTCGCGCCGTCGAGATCACCGGGGTAGAGATCTCTCTGCCTCGACCGAGACATCTCGGTTAATCGACGTTGTGCAGGCGCTACCATCCCCGCGCTCTACAATAACTACGCGATCGCGACATTTCAATACTCCGCGCACGTGCGACAATCGTTCCGCGCTTTAAAACCACCGGCGCTGCTTTAATTTCTGTAAACGCGAAGCGTCTAAACACACCGCGCTCTGTCTCACTCGTACCGCGCCAAACCGACGACGCTCTCACTTGGCGGGGTGATCGACCGACCGCCCTCCGttgtaaatattgtatataaacgCGTATCCGTTTAAAGCATCATCGTGCTTGTCAATCCATCTCTAATCACTTTAgcgttatcttttattattttttgtacattctgcgtttttttgtaataaaccTAATTTAAGTTATAATTCAGTCTCGAATGCATTCGACGACTCTCTCAACCGAATCCTGAGATCCCGACGAGCGCTCCGGGTTGAGCTCGCTAGAACAACATTCGGCTTCCGCGGCACATGAGTCGTTTCAACTTAACCAATCTCCTCGAACAATtgcatctttttctttaagctgtaaaataacttttttctctttcgaaaACATGTTatataagttattaatttgtacTTATATCAAAAAAGTAATCTTTTAGTGCAAATGCACAACTTATGTTATGCTTTGCAACAGCCTATGCTGTTTGGCGTAAAAACAGTATATTATTTGGCGCAAGAACAGATTATGTTGATTGTCGCAGGAGCAGCCTATATTTCTTGGCGCTTTGCAGACTATTATTCTTTTGAGCAAAAACAACCTATATTTTATAGCGCTTTGCAGTCTATTCTTTTGGCGCAAAAGCAGCTTATGTTTCTTCGCATTTTGCAACCTATAAAATAAGCGCTTTGCAGCCTATTTTTTGGAAGCAAAAGCAGTTTATGTTGATTGATGCTTTGTAGCCTATAAATTCTTTTGGCGCAAGAGCAGCCTATATTTTATAGCGCTTTGCAGCCTATGCTTTTGGCGTAAAAGTAGCCTATTATCTTTGGCACACAGCCGCTTCAATTATTTGACGCACAGTCGCTTCAATTCTTTGGCGCACTGCCGCTTCTGATTTTTGGCGCACAGCCGCTTTAAGTCTTTGGTGCACTACCGCTTCAATTATTTGGCGCACAGCCGCTTCAATTCTTTGGTGCACAGCCGCTTAAATTATTTGGCGCACAGCCGCTAACGTTTATTAGCGCACAGcagctttttttaaaaaaaaaaaaaaaaaaagaaaagaaagagacactCAAAATAGGGTCCCTCTTAgttaatctgaaaaaaaattaacataacaTGCTAAAAAAACAGGAGTGCGAGAAAAAagataagtaaataaaaaaataaaatgcccGAATCACACTAGCGATCGGCGATTATTGTCGACGATTTCGTGTTTGCGCTTACAATTCTGTTTTGACCAAAAGCGCAAACGCATAATCGCCAATCGCTGTGTGATTTGGGCATAAGGGCCATCACACACGAAATGCATATGCTTATATAGCTTTTACATTTCGTGTGTGATGGTCCTAAAACAGAAGAAGGCACGAGAGGAAACAGCAAAATGCGAGAAAAGTTCAAGAAAGCAAAAGAGAATACATAACActcattaattgcgaaaatttaCAATCTAAATGTTATAAGCGCGATtcttggctgattcagccaatcagaagcgattcagccaatcaaaagcgagaaaagtacaagaaagcgaaagagaatagataacagagtcattaattgcaaaaatttacaatagaAATAAATCAATCAACGTGCTCGAAATTTCTACTCGTTaattcttgtacttttttGCGTTTTCTCGTTGTTTTATAAACGACGAAAGTAAAAAACATCGAGAAAACGTGAAAGAGTGCGAGAATTAACGCGTAAGAAATTTCGAGCCCGCTGATTGGCtgaaatctattttttaactaaacaattcaatcgaaaattatattgtgcTAAAACAAGCGAGAAACAACGCGAAATCACGAGAGATAGCAAGAACAAGCAAAAAAAGAGcggaaaagcaaaaaaaacgtaaaaaaggCTTAAAATAAGCTGTCTCCTGCTTTTTTAAGTACGACATACTTTTCGAACGCCTTGATTGgctgaaaaatagaaaaaatcaCCGTGCTCGAAATTTCTACTCGttaatttttgtactttttcgCGTTTTCTCGTTGTTTTAAACGAAAAACATCGAAAAAACTTGAAAGCGTACAAGAATTaacgcgtaaaaaatttagagTCCGCTGATTGACtgaaatatatcaatttttattgctCAACTAAGCAACTTGGTCGAAAATTGTACCGTGCTTTAACAAGCAAAAGATAGCGAGAATCAATTCTCAAACTTACTACAATTCAGCTTCTGAActttttttacatcaaatgGTATACACAATAAGAAATCACTACCGTTGTAATGACAACAGTTAGAAACAAACTAATCGCTGTATACTATGCGTTACAAAACTCATAAATAAAAGAACTACACTATATTACACTACCTAATACGTAATCAATCTCGCAACTTACATCTATCGATTTTACTATTCATTGTTCTTTCCTCAGTTGTCCATTGTCTTGGTTTCCtccatttatattaaaaatggcGACGAGAAGTGAACAGCtcaaaataaacaaaatttttaacctaaagtaagttttaataaaataattaaacaaataaatattatttaatgttaataatgtatttatttttcagcgaAATGGAGGAGCCAATTTTGGAGGTGCGAGAACGGCCGAGATCTCGGTCACGCAGCCAGGATCAAATGGCGGCTGCCCGAAAGCAGTCGCCTCTTCGCCGCGAGAAGAATCAACAGCAGCCGCCTTCTCGCCGCGAGAAGAATGTTCAACAACAGCCGCCTTCTCGCCGCAAGAAGAATACACAACAGCAACAGCCTTCTCGCCGAAAAGAGAAAACTGCCCGGCAGCACTCTTCTCAACGCGATACCAAGCAGCATCGCCAACTCAAAATCGTTCGCCGGGCCACACGTCTCCCCTTCAAGCAGAGAATGACgacgaggaagagaaagaagaaactatagaaagtttaaaaaaacaaattaaaaatttaaagataaagttaaaaagacgtaagaatatttaattaattataaaactaaaatattaatgttatttataaataaaatattaatgttaattttttacattccaGAACCTCGTTGGCAACAAGCAGGACGTGACAGAGGACGCGGACGTGGACGCAGCCGAAATGGAGGTCGCGGCCGAGGTGGAGGTCGCGGTCAAGGTAGAAGCCAACACCaaactatatatatttcagtatAATTGTAAGTATACTTAATTGTATTGTGGCGAGACCCCCCTGACCCCACTGCAGGCAACCGCGCCGAACGCGCGCGACGACGGCCGACCGCCACCGAAGGCCGAAAAAGTAGGGATGCCCCTACCTCCGACCAACGGGTATAAAAGCCGCGGCAGCGGCCGAATAGGCACCTTAGTCCGATCCAGTTCTCGCCGCGACCAGCTCGGCCGCGATGAAGCGATTCCTAGTCCGTCTCGAGGGTTTGACCCGGACAATCCGCAGTGCCGCGGCTCGGGGGTTTTTTT is a window of Cardiocondyla obscurior isolate alpha-2009 linkage group LG11, Cobs3.1, whole genome shotgun sequence DNA encoding:
- the LOC139106690 gene encoding uncharacterized protein, translating into MLPRSTLPSIVVPKFAGEYKAWRAFRNLFTSLIINNSGLSNAERMHYLKTYLTREASTLIGNLTATWKNFELAWNLLSIRYENKRFFISAQLDRIINLKPLKTKLASGLKELLTTLLESLGALRVLDCGVQHWDPILLHQITRLLDPETRENWEVSLGSSKEYPTIKQFQVFLDGRTRALENLNPSVNLGSNKENQRPSSQSNRWSLTRNVAHSTTLDATTYSIKCPLCGKAHFLQKCERYQEMNFKQREDAGIIFNKSRVT